A window of the Haloquadratum walsbyi C23 genome harbors these coding sequences:
- a CDS encoding nucleotidyltransferase family protein: MATEDISTRLAQLKPKLEQEYPISELGIFGSYARGEQQPDSDLDILVAFDKPVTLFDLVRLENELTEELGIEVDLVTKDSLKPRVESRVRDDLVML; this comes from the coding sequence ATGGCAACCGAAGATATCTCAACTCGACTCGCACAGCTCAAACCGAAACTTGAGCAGGAGTATCCGATCAGCGAGTTGGGTATCTTTGGGTCGTACGCGCGTGGTGAACAACAGCCTGACAGCGATCTCGATATACTCGTCGCGTTCGACAAGCCAGTAACGTTGTTCGATCTCGTTCGGTTAGAAAACGAACTGACAGAGGAACTTGGTATTGAGGTCGACCTCGTGACGAAAGACTCGTTGAAGCCACGGGTTGAATCCCGCGTTCGCGACGATCTCGTC